From the Bdellovibrio reynosensis genome, one window contains:
- a CDS encoding BNR repeat-containing protein yields the protein MKKLTLFALGLTALVVIVKTVSSKTPGTSSFSSSESSRIYAPIQLPAFSAESLTGIKTSQDALKLIADSHERAVFGWNPAFPVYIPAFDSTNAPYLRKHLRSQLTDLENGFVKFDGSQWVDLPLSAAALQQEFSDTPIEDLKRNNRQDILWDPKMAVFDKDNVLYTALRVKDKNPFLRHYALMYSRDGGSTWKTKKLLSSDNLPQWYDLERPYSHAPLQGPPAFIYYKIVAKVPGYEKGFQDWQGTFGELVLQTSHFNKQADLVLDTPITISHTAQPIGYRSGSAVKILRSGNKYFVVWLEATLNHPLEKNEQGRPTNIVPDKDGNPYSGIWIAEYDLVKKSLSKKEILRTWPVNDSHNQPGIVRTSHGHLHVVGGSHGGHFTSTSSLKSDSISDWTPEQYVNMTDSGYAATYNIPGVPGGSQTYVSLIVDSKDQLHLAYRLWAQDRTIHDKEYFGALAYQTATVAEGKNQGWSTPKILVYPNAHDYSHYYQVLAIDRKDTLYLEYSQLRPWVPYFMKFANQGNQEVFNTSPMQNSAILKSTDQGKSWYLVDHF from the coding sequence ATGAAAAAGCTCACCCTGTTTGCATTGGGCTTAACGGCTCTGGTTGTGATTGTGAAAACGGTGTCTTCAAAAACGCCGGGGACTTCTTCTTTTTCATCTAGCGAATCTTCGCGCATCTATGCACCGATTCAACTTCCGGCGTTCAGCGCTGAAAGTTTAACAGGAATCAAAACTTCACAAGATGCTCTTAAACTTATTGCCGATTCCCACGAACGCGCGGTGTTTGGCTGGAATCCGGCTTTCCCAGTTTATATTCCTGCCTTTGATAGTACAAACGCACCTTACTTAAGAAAACATCTGCGCAGTCAATTAACGGACCTTGAAAATGGATTTGTTAAGTTCGATGGCAGTCAGTGGGTGGATTTACCGTTAAGCGCAGCAGCCCTTCAGCAAGAATTTTCTGACACTCCAATTGAAGATTTAAAGCGTAACAATCGTCAGGATATTTTGTGGGATCCGAAGATGGCCGTCTTTGATAAGGACAACGTTCTTTATACGGCACTTCGTGTGAAAGATAAGAACCCATTCTTGCGGCACTATGCTTTGATGTATTCCCGCGATGGTGGATCCACTTGGAAAACCAAAAAGCTATTATCATCAGACAACCTTCCGCAGTGGTATGATCTGGAAAGACCTTATTCCCACGCCCCTCTGCAGGGACCGCCTGCTTTTATTTATTATAAAATAGTTGCTAAGGTTCCTGGTTATGAAAAAGGTTTTCAAGACTGGCAGGGAACTTTCGGTGAATTGGTGCTTCAGACTTCGCACTTCAACAAACAAGCCGACCTTGTCCTAGATACTCCAATTACTATCAGCCATACCGCTCAGCCCATCGGCTATCGCAGCGGTTCTGCGGTTAAGATCCTGCGTTCAGGAAATAAATATTTCGTCGTGTGGCTTGAAGCGACTTTGAACCACCCGTTAGAAAAAAATGAACAGGGCCGCCCTACCAATATAGTTCCTGATAAAGATGGCAATCCCTATTCAGGTATCTGGATTGCTGAATATGACCTCGTTAAAAAATCTTTAAGTAAAAAAGAGATTTTAAGAACCTGGCCTGTGAACGACAGCCACAATCAACCAGGCATCGTGCGCACCAGCCACGGGCACTTGCATGTGGTGGGTGGATCCCATGGTGGACACTTCACCTCTACATCTTCGCTAAAGTCTGATTCTATTTCTGACTGGACGCCGGAACAGTATGTGAACATGACTGATAGCGGTTATGCAGCGACTTATAATATTCCTGGCGTCCCCGGTGGAAGCCAAACCTATGTTTCTTTGATCGTCGACAGTAAAGATCAACTGCATCTTGCCTATCGCTTGTGGGCTCAAGACAGGACGATTCATGACAAAGAATACTTTGGCGCCTTGGCCTATCAAACAGCAACGGTTGCTGAAGGAAAGAATCAAGGTTGGAGTACACCCAAGATCCTGGTTTATCCGAATGCCCATGACTACAGTCACTACTATCAAGTGCTTGCGATTGATCGCAAAGACACCTTGTATCTTGAATACAGTCAGCTAAGACCCTGGGTACCGTACTTTATGAAGTTTGCAAATCAAGGAAATCAGGAAGTCTTCAACACCTCACCGATGCAGAATTCAGCGATCTTAAAATCCACGGACCAAGGCAAATCCTGGTACCTTGTTGATCATTTCTAA
- a CDS encoding 2OG-Fe(II) oxygenase, with protein sequence MDRNQFNHTALERMFDELAQNNWAYSGDVFTLDFCKSLAQECQRLSTQGQLQKASIGHGASKGTHAEIRGDFTYWLDEKETSPVQQQFLASLQSILENLNSAFYLGLKRYETHFALYPPGAHYDKHIDNHKGSGARKVTFILYLNEHWEKGHGGELEIYDPENQDIKIAQVEPRLGTFVLFRSELFPHQVAKSIQPRLSLTGWFRDDAS encoded by the coding sequence TTGGACAGGAATCAATTCAATCATACAGCGCTAGAAAGAATGTTTGATGAGTTAGCACAGAATAACTGGGCTTACTCAGGGGATGTTTTCACTCTAGATTTCTGCAAGTCCCTTGCCCAAGAGTGTCAAAGGCTTTCAACACAAGGTCAGTTGCAAAAAGCTTCCATCGGACATGGGGCCAGCAAAGGGACCCATGCTGAAATTCGCGGCGATTTTACTTACTGGCTTGATGAAAAAGAAACGTCCCCCGTGCAACAGCAGTTTCTTGCCAGTCTTCAAAGCATTTTAGAAAATTTAAACTCTGCTTTTTATTTGGGGCTCAAAAGATACGAGACACATTTTGCCTTATATCCACCGGGCGCCCACTATGATAAGCATATCGATAATCATAAAGGTTCCGGAGCACGAAAGGTCACTTTCATTCTGTACCTTAATGAGCACTGGGAAAAAGGTCACGGCGGCGAATTAGAAATCTATGATCCTGAAAATCAAGATATTAAGATCGCGCAAGTTGAACCGCGTCTTGGAACTTTTGTACTTTTTCGCAGTGAACTCTTCCCTCATCAAGTCGCGAAGAGCATTCAGCCCCGCTTAAGTTTAACGGGTTGGTTTAGGGACGATGCATCATGA
- a CDS encoding c-type cytochrome: MKKNLIVGGAMLVMVLAFQNCSDFALQDQVLYEQGLLESRESLDATTLPKLLESDDIGMWSKPSNPTFVNVTPFLARQWSVVVAADRSVTGKIISLDSGANLDEGYINIADGKIRAVHVSTATDSSYVEANVPTSGDKMVIAATFGVDAEDISLVVNGIVQSATVQKTGTPTDFSYVAKSLTTAPANGQVYEYVVYGGYDTGALTNPELNVMSRYIADNNTIANVVFDPSLIGGGTTKDEEEVNPLFVAAKAIIDAKCLSCHSSSSNGDFRNLTESKAMQNGLVVAGSPATSKLYYRLSGATVGPGPRNMPTSGSVSASEAQAISDWISSIQ, translated from the coding sequence ATGAAGAAAAATTTGATCGTGGGTGGTGCTATGTTAGTCATGGTTTTGGCTTTCCAAAACTGCAGTGACTTTGCGTTGCAAGATCAAGTTCTTTACGAACAAGGCCTTTTAGAATCCCGCGAATCGTTAGATGCAACGACTCTTCCGAAACTTTTAGAATCAGATGACATTGGAATGTGGTCAAAGCCTTCAAATCCAACCTTTGTTAACGTCACTCCATTCTTAGCACGTCAGTGGTCCGTGGTCGTCGCTGCGGATCGTTCTGTAACCGGTAAAATTATTTCACTTGATTCCGGTGCCAACTTAGATGAAGGGTACATCAATATTGCCGACGGAAAAATTCGCGCCGTTCACGTAAGCACGGCTACAGATTCTTCGTATGTCGAAGCCAATGTTCCAACAAGCGGTGATAAGATGGTCATCGCTGCTACTTTCGGCGTGGATGCAGAGGACATTTCTTTAGTCGTCAACGGTATCGTACAATCCGCGACGGTTCAAAAGACAGGAACTCCGACTGATTTTTCTTATGTCGCAAAAAGTCTAACCACGGCACCTGCTAATGGCCAAGTTTATGAATATGTCGTTTACGGTGGATACGATACAGGTGCTTTGACGAATCCTGAATTAAATGTGATGTCTCGTTATATCGCGGATAATAACACGATTGCGAATGTGGTGTTTGATCCAAGCCTTATTGGTGGTGGCACTACTAAAGATGAAGAGGAAGTAAATCCTCTGTTTGTTGCGGCTAAGGCCATCATCGATGCTAAATGTTTAAGCTGTCACAGCAGTTCAAGCAATGGTGACTTCAGAAACTTAACTGAAAGTAAAGCCATGCAAAATGGACTCGTAGTTGCTGGAAGTCCTGCAACTTCTAAACTTTATTATCGTCTGAGTGGCGCTACAGTAGGTCCTGGACCACGTAACATGCCTACAAGCGGAAGTGTCTCTGCTTCCGAAGCTCAGGCGATTTCTGACTGGATTTCAAGCATTCAATAA
- a CDS encoding YceI family protein, which yields MKFFAALLLSMSFSYTALAQSVVVDVVLNPMGDFKAKTSDVKGEAVVNGDSVSASNIVVNLKGLKTGVELRDKHTQKHLGTDKFPDAVLVSATGKGGKGTGKIKIRGIEKDIAGVYKVDGKTLKAKFKLTLSDFGIEDINYMGVGVEDEVTLNVSVPVKP from the coding sequence ATGAAATTTTTTGCAGCTTTGCTTCTATCTATGAGTTTTTCATACACAGCATTGGCTCAGAGCGTGGTTGTCGACGTGGTTTTAAATCCGATGGGGGATTTTAAAGCGAAAACATCAGACGTTAAAGGTGAAGCCGTTGTCAACGGTGACAGTGTTTCAGCATCTAATATCGTGGTGAATTTAAAAGGTCTTAAAACCGGTGTTGAGCTTAGAGATAAGCATACACAAAAACACTTAGGTACTGACAAGTTCCCAGACGCTGTCCTTGTTTCTGCTACAGGAAAGGGTGGTAAAGGAACTGGTAAGATTAAAATCAGAGGAATTGAAAAAGACATCGCCGGTGTTTACAAAGTCGATGGCAAAACTCTAAAAGCGAAATTTAAATTAACTTTATCTGATTTCGGTATCGAAGATATCAACTACATGGGTGTCGGAGTTGAGGACGAAGTCACTTTGAATGTCTCCGTCCCAGTAAAACCCTAA
- a CDS encoding S1 family peptidase → MLKKLSVLLIATAMLTACSEQNASQVELSGDQAGVIGGDLVASGSKIAASTVGLYDSGSGSLCTGTLIGPNLVLTAAHCITPNSNKLIVYFGKDLKNNPDSALIRKSDDAIVHEKYNPERGEDTYDIALVSYEGTTPAGFVPAPLLGNFSQVQKGTKVHVAGFGLNWAWGVKKGAGVLRTTELKVKKSLYGSTEIMLDQSLRKGICSGDSGGPAYLEINGKLHLLGVASRGDSLPIPLTPDCFILSIFTRVDAHADWISKNADILN, encoded by the coding sequence ATGCTTAAAAAATTATCGGTACTTCTGATTGCTACAGCGATGTTAACAGCTTGTAGCGAACAAAATGCTTCTCAAGTAGAGTTGTCTGGTGACCAAGCGGGTGTCATAGGCGGTGACCTTGTTGCTTCTGGTTCTAAAATCGCAGCTTCTACAGTAGGTCTTTATGATAGTGGCAGTGGTTCTCTTTGCACTGGTACGTTGATTGGTCCAAACTTGGTTTTAACAGCGGCTCATTGTATCACTCCAAACTCAAACAAACTTATTGTTTACTTTGGGAAAGATCTTAAAAATAACCCAGACTCTGCATTGATCCGTAAAAGTGACGACGCCATTGTTCACGAAAAATACAACCCAGAGCGCGGCGAAGATACTTACGACATCGCTTTAGTTTCTTATGAAGGTACTACTCCAGCAGGTTTTGTTCCAGCTCCATTACTTGGCAACTTCTCTCAAGTTCAAAAAGGCACTAAAGTTCACGTTGCAGGTTTCGGTTTAAACTGGGCGTGGGGTGTAAAAAAAGGGGCAGGCGTTTTACGTACGACTGAACTTAAAGTTAAAAAATCTCTTTATGGTTCTACGGAAATCATGCTTGATCAATCTCTTCGTAAAGGGATCTGCAGCGGTGATTCTGGTGGCCCAGCTTACCTAGAAATCAACGGTAAATTGCACCTACTAGGTGTTGCTAGCCGTGGTGATTCATTGCCAATCCCATTGACTCCAGATTGCTTTATTCTTTCTATCTTCACTCGTGTTGATGCTCACGCTGATTGGATTTCTAAGAATGCTGACATTTTGAATTAA
- a CDS encoding porin family protein has translation MKILIAALLVTSVVSPAFAIRALTIKNDRVLVDLEGESVNVGDKLGARSSDGKARAILEIKQIKEGRAVAAILKGKMQQEYTLSKVGARAGGSAGSSAGGVAPGKSWGVIGGYAMNSMSSKISNTTISVSGSSFNLSGIYQMPLPDLGQKVSARILGGYETFQAAGSDSGTNRTVDISYLGVQGLLRYSFYQNPKLNVWAGGGLGFLFAIAKSSTNFLDESKISTNQTLIGSIGVDYNLNSRNFIPVQFDYAIYPDSSTSSARQMILRAGYGFNF, from the coding sequence ATGAAAATCCTCATTGCAGCTTTGCTTGTTACATCAGTGGTGTCCCCGGCTTTTGCCATTCGGGCTTTAACTATTAAAAACGATCGCGTTTTAGTCGACCTTGAAGGCGAAAGCGTCAATGTCGGCGATAAATTAGGTGCAAGAAGTTCTGACGGAAAAGCGCGCGCTATCCTTGAAATCAAACAAATCAAAGAAGGCCGTGCTGTTGCTGCTATCTTAAAAGGTAAGATGCAACAGGAATACACCTTATCCAAAGTGGGAGCACGTGCTGGTGGCAGTGCAGGTTCAAGTGCAGGTGGTGTGGCTCCTGGTAAATCCTGGGGTGTCATAGGTGGTTATGCTATGAACAGCATGAGCTCTAAAATTTCTAACACGACTATTTCAGTTTCAGGTTCTAGCTTTAATCTTTCTGGCATTTATCAAATGCCCCTTCCTGATCTTGGACAAAAAGTAAGTGCTCGGATTCTTGGTGGTTATGAAACGTTCCAAGCCGCGGGATCTGACAGTGGCACCAATCGCACCGTGGACATTTCATATCTGGGCGTGCAAGGCTTGTTGCGCTACAGTTTTTATCAAAACCCCAAATTGAATGTTTGGGCTGGCGGCGGATTGGGCTTTCTTTTTGCGATTGCTAAAAGCAGTACGAACTTTTTAGATGAAAGCAAGATCAGCACAAATCAAACATTAATTGGTTCTATTGGTGTTGATTATAATTTGAATTCTAGAAACTTTATACCGGTGCAGTTTGATTATGCGATCTATCCTGATAGCAGCACGTCTTCGGCTAGACAAATGATCCTTCGCGCGGGTTACGGTTTTAACTTTTAA
- a CDS encoding ABC transporter ATP-binding protein, translating into MKSLLSEVIFTRFYARVAILFCSLFAAVLGLMGPFFQKEFIDHISGMQSRFHFIQFDNPLTYVLGAFLCVLLGQAFSQLTNFLSMRESLFMQKIFAQRVYEKTLNLQVDTMSGRPVGEIVSLYATDVQGATVFLDQTLPAGCSTLFPLILAPVAISVLFDVPLWPIVLLMITIASFNTFMAFRQSKFFFNFKQLAAERIGLVNEWVQNIRTIRILGWTKHFESNIFAKREVETNNRVMMVTNGQIMNAISSSITFILNVVALGTLVFYSKHQLTTGELLALLWIVGVFLTRPFRQMPWFFTFAFDSWTSLKRLEDFLSTENNKTPALGSKTREQKRDEKFALQVHGLNLVIRNRKILDDINLDVAHGEFVAIVGEVGSGKSMLLLSLLRETGANFNFYHLGEKNALQISLDDVRGQFAYVPQEGFIMSASLRENVAFVYDIDPDRDTMVEESLKLAQFDLSGERVEKGLATEIGERGVNLSGGQRQRVGLARVHYHQAPILLLDDCLSAVDVDTEQKLFDQLLIGAWKDRTRLLVTHRLSALHRVDRILFMEDGRIIDQGTFEELLARSEKFREYTTSVAKEATEKNQSEASHV; encoded by the coding sequence ATGAAGTCACTCTTATCTGAAGTCATATTCACCCGCTTTTACGCTCGCGTAGCGATTCTATTCTGTTCGCTGTTTGCAGCAGTGCTTGGTTTGATGGGACCTTTTTTTCAAAAAGAATTCATCGATCATATCTCCGGAATGCAAAGCCGCTTTCACTTCATTCAGTTTGATAATCCACTGACCTATGTCCTTGGTGCGTTCTTGTGTGTGCTTTTGGGTCAAGCGTTTTCACAACTGACGAACTTTTTAAGTATGCGCGAATCTTTGTTCATGCAAAAAATCTTTGCGCAAAGAGTGTATGAAAAGACCCTGAACCTGCAAGTCGACACCATGAGTGGGCGTCCCGTCGGAGAAATTGTTTCTTTATATGCGACAGACGTACAAGGCGCGACGGTTTTTCTTGATCAAACTTTACCAGCTGGATGTTCTACTTTATTTCCGTTAATCTTAGCGCCTGTTGCGATTTCAGTTTTGTTTGATGTTCCGCTGTGGCCCATCGTACTTCTGATGATCACGATTGCCTCGTTTAATACGTTCATGGCTTTCCGCCAGTCAAAGTTCTTTTTTAACTTTAAGCAGCTTGCAGCAGAACGTATTGGTCTTGTGAACGAGTGGGTGCAAAATATTCGCACCATTCGTATTTTAGGGTGGACTAAACATTTTGAAAGCAACATCTTTGCTAAACGTGAAGTTGAAACCAACAACCGCGTGATGATGGTGACCAATGGTCAGATTATGAATGCGATTTCTTCATCGATCACTTTCATATTAAACGTTGTGGCCCTGGGAACTTTGGTTTTTTATTCCAAACACCAATTAACCACGGGCGAGCTGTTAGCGCTTTTATGGATTGTCGGTGTTTTCTTAACCCGTCCATTCCGTCAAATGCCGTGGTTCTTTACTTTTGCTTTTGATTCATGGACGTCATTAAAGCGTCTAGAAGATTTTTTAAGTACGGAAAATAATAAAACACCAGCCCTTGGCAGCAAAACCCGGGAACAAAAGCGGGATGAAAAGTTCGCCTTGCAAGTGCATGGCCTCAACTTAGTTATTCGCAACCGTAAGATTTTAGATGATATCAACCTGGATGTGGCCCACGGTGAATTTGTTGCCATCGTTGGCGAAGTAGGGTCTGGAAAATCCATGCTTCTGCTTTCGCTTTTGCGTGAAACAGGGGCAAACTTTAATTTCTATCACCTGGGCGAAAAGAATGCTTTGCAGATTTCCCTAGACGACGTCCGCGGTCAATTTGCTTATGTTCCCCAAGAGGGATTTATCATGAGCGCCTCGTTACGCGAAAACGTCGCCTTTGTTTATGATATCGATCCAGATCGTGACACCATGGTTGAAGAATCTTTAAAGCTTGCACAGTTTGATCTCAGTGGCGAACGTGTTGAAAAAGGACTTGCAACAGAGATTGGCGAGCGTGGCGTAAACCTTTCAGGCGGCCAACGCCAGCGTGTGGGTCTTGCCCGAGTTCACTATCATCAAGCTCCGATCTTGTTACTAGATGATTGCTTAAGCGCGGTGGACGTTGATACCGAACAAAAACTTTTTGATCAGCTTTTAATCGGTGCCTGGAAAGATCGAACGCGCTTATTAGTGACTCACCGTCTTAGTGCCCTTCACCGCGTGGATCGAATTTTATTTATGGAGGATGGCCGAATCATTGATCAAGGTACCTTCGAAGAACTTTTAGCAAGAAGTGAAAAGTTCCGCGAATACACAACATCCGTCGCTAAAGAAGCCACGGAAAAAAATCAAAGCGAGGCTAGTCATGTCTAA
- a CDS encoding flavin monoamine oxidase family protein: MAKRSFTRREFLKVSALGTSAMALSSCTSMDRYFMGDSRDLKNEVLILGAGAAGLSAAFELKRNKVPFRIFEASSRIGGRVQSVAAYQEQGPIAELGAEYIDLSHTDVFNLAKELNLPLTELKSLPNLEAHLFSFAGKTYRVKELVPKLKSLQTPLRRIRSDLYRDQEVVLNHANSLQYERSLYYDTLSLKDLLESWVTEVDPVILKLIEVQAVQRFGVDAKDQSALHFLSTLDGEGSSLLSGRTTHRMDGGLSGMTQTLAARVAGVIPDHILRLNSALIEVEEKENVFTFVFATPKGKERITARTVICTIPFSKLREVKGIEKLRFSDLKHENIKNQAYATHSKVIIPFAVPFWNARRGNTPANVGNFTGDFTSQKIWDSSRAQEVSQGLLTSQRAGNSGAKAGAVAVDETLKDLKLFYNDIPNYEDWGAQVANWSTRKWSAGSMSVFKPGQYMKYKGVAAIPEYDGKFLFAGEHTSLRFAGTLQGAIETGIKAAQTITV, translated from the coding sequence ATGGCAAAACGTTCTTTTACCCGTCGCGAGTTTTTAAAGGTTTCTGCTCTAGGAACTTCGGCTATGGCTCTTAGCAGTTGCACTAGCATGGATCGCTATTTCATGGGCGATAGCAGAGATCTTAAAAATGAAGTTCTCATTTTAGGAGCAGGGGCGGCGGGCCTTTCAGCAGCATTTGAACTTAAAAGAAATAAGGTGCCTTTCCGCATTTTTGAAGCTTCTTCCCGCATTGGGGGGCGCGTTCAGAGTGTTGCAGCATATCAAGAACAAGGGCCCATCGCAGAACTTGGTGCTGAGTACATTGATCTAAGTCATACCGATGTTTTTAATTTGGCAAAGGAACTGAATTTACCTCTGACAGAGTTAAAATCTTTACCGAATCTTGAAGCCCATCTTTTTTCGTTTGCAGGTAAGACTTATCGCGTGAAGGAACTTGTGCCAAAGTTAAAATCTTTGCAGACACCTTTGCGCCGTATTCGCAGTGATCTTTACCGTGATCAAGAAGTCGTGCTGAATCATGCAAACTCTTTGCAGTATGAACGATCCCTTTACTATGACACTTTATCATTAAAAGATCTTTTAGAATCCTGGGTGACGGAAGTGGATCCAGTGATTTTAAAATTAATCGAAGTTCAAGCTGTGCAACGTTTTGGTGTGGATGCAAAAGACCAGTCAGCACTTCACTTTCTTTCAACTTTAGATGGTGAAGGAAGTTCGCTTTTAAGTGGTCGCACGACTCATCGTATGGACGGTGGATTGTCAGGGATGACGCAAACCCTGGCAGCAAGGGTGGCCGGGGTTATCCCTGATCATATCCTACGGTTAAATTCCGCTTTGATTGAAGTTGAAGAAAAAGAAAATGTTTTTACCTTCGTTTTTGCAACACCGAAAGGAAAAGAAAGAATCACGGCACGCACGGTGATTTGCACAATTCCCTTTTCGAAATTGCGCGAAGTGAAGGGTATTGAAAAATTGCGTTTTTCAGATCTGAAACATGAAAACATCAAAAACCAAGCCTATGCCACCCATAGCAAAGTAATTATTCCGTTTGCTGTACCTTTCTGGAACGCCCGCCGTGGAAATACGCCTGCCAACGTCGGCAATTTCACGGGCGATTTTACTTCGCAAAAAATCTGGGATTCTTCCCGCGCTCAGGAGGTTAGCCAAGGTTTACTGACTTCACAGCGCGCCGGAAACAGTGGCGCAAAGGCTGGAGCAGTGGCCGTTGACGAAACGCTGAAAGACTTAAAACTGTTTTATAACGACATTCCAAACTATGAAGACTGGGGAGCCCAAGTGGCGAACTGGTCCACAAGGAAATGGAGTGCTGGTTCCATGTCAGTATTTAAACCAGGTCAGTACATGAAGTACAAAGGTGTTGCTGCGATTCCAGAATACGACGGCAAATTCCTATTTGCCGGGGAACACACAAGCTTAAGATTCGCGGGCACCTTACAAGGAGCCATCGAAACAGGGATCAAGGCTGCTCAAACTATCACAGTATAA
- a CDS encoding DUF2785 domain-containing protein — MVRRFQSSKILLPLLISLQALNAAAMDTNPQLPVKHLLNKAVQIQVSPRGMKFFDTRLSEILGNLGVNLDEGYFPAMKYTFDKSINPDDFKEKHSEEVKMYEQVRNLLTKWLVGFSLNNHRPAIEVGESGYVAHFTRFGIVTDDDLMSKLGKRDGAILAIELEVNQLTISTSSVIAWDADNEFLGKAGFEDMSLSAGSTETPLKLRLPFYIRMNATGGLDFEALEVANNLDSIPLSLSYQKLVVPTFAVEVNGKKFYLNNEEIDKLFRAQAPAILEAVRANLGEFTRKQLPEMLNQKAREFLKGPIEQVQDMVPPGKEVTDLRPNFKWGLQLQNINLKKSLNIDLTGYVEDSLNPISNPIPSSGSRGAMSFDAVAPENFDIALSLDRALINRVMQLSFERKNFEKIKQTDGTVLKLVSAPLMDYVKTPAGVALKPQETFVKLHVAVENQPGSMFLKDTVILKFDIIAKLRQLSDKSGMQLALHTIDTNSMTMDEKYLSLAGRLVKGKVYDGVRKELAKKSEKWKYGNEVIPGSLPLPPQILGIKLDINRVLMSPTGHLVMYLDYAKTAAQTGATK, encoded by the coding sequence ATGGTACGTAGGTTCCAAAGCTCAAAAATTTTGCTGCCCTTGTTGATTTCATTGCAAGCCCTTAACGCCGCTGCCATGGATACGAACCCGCAATTGCCGGTAAAACATCTATTGAACAAAGCCGTTCAAATTCAAGTAAGTCCCCGTGGGATGAAATTCTTTGACACCCGCCTTTCTGAAATTCTTGGCAATCTGGGTGTGAACTTAGACGAAGGCTATTTCCCCGCGATGAAATACACTTTTGATAAATCTATTAATCCTGACGACTTCAAAGAAAAGCATTCTGAAGAAGTAAAAATGTACGAACAAGTTCGTAACCTATTAACTAAATGGCTTGTGGGTTTTTCATTAAATAATCATCGCCCGGCTATTGAAGTTGGTGAGTCTGGCTATGTGGCCCATTTTACTCGCTTCGGTATTGTGACTGATGATGACTTGATGTCGAAATTAGGCAAGCGCGATGGGGCAATTTTAGCTATTGAACTTGAGGTCAATCAACTTACGATCTCTACAAGTTCAGTGATTGCCTGGGATGCAGATAATGAATTCCTGGGTAAGGCCGGTTTTGAAGACATGTCCTTATCTGCTGGCAGCACAGAAACCCCTTTAAAGCTTCGTCTTCCGTTTTATATCCGCATGAACGCAACTGGAGGACTTGATTTCGAAGCTTTAGAAGTCGCTAACAATTTGGATTCCATTCCTCTATCACTTTCTTACCAGAAGTTAGTAGTCCCAACTTTCGCGGTGGAAGTGAATGGTAAAAAGTTTTATTTGAATAATGAAGAGATCGATAAACTTTTTAGAGCACAAGCTCCAGCCATTCTGGAAGCCGTTCGCGCAAATCTTGGCGAGTTTACGCGAAAACAACTGCCTGAAATGCTGAACCAAAAAGCCCGAGAGTTTTTAAAAGGGCCGATTGAACAAGTTCAAGACATGGTTCCCCCAGGCAAAGAAGTGACGGATCTGCGCCCGAACTTTAAGTGGGGCTTACAGCTCCAAAACATCAATCTGAAAAAGTCTTTAAATATCGACTTAACTGGATACGTTGAAGACAGCTTAAATCCTATTAGCAACCCGATTCCTTCAAGTGGCTCCCGTGGTGCGATGTCCTTTGATGCTGTAGCACCGGAAAATTTCGACATCGCTTTAAGCTTGGATCGCGCTTTAATCAATCGCGTGATGCAACTATCATTTGAAAGAAAGAACTTTGAAAAGATCAAACAGACCGATGGTACCGTTTTGAAACTAGTTTCTGCGCCGCTGATGGATTATGTAAAAACTCCGGCTGGTGTCGCTTTGAAACCACAAGAGACTTTCGTCAAACTTCATGTGGCCGTAGAAAACCAACCGGGCTCAATGTTCTTAAAAGATACTGTGATTTTAAAATTCGATATTATTGCAAAACTCCGTCAGTTGAGCGATAAGAGCGGCATGCAGCTCGCCCTGCACACTATTGACACCAATAGTATGACCATGGACGAAAAATATCTTTCCTTAGCGGGACGACTGGTAAAAGGAAAAGTATACGACGGTGTTCGCAAGGAACTTGCGAAGAAGAGCGAGAAATGGAAGTACGGGAATGAAGTTATTCCAGGAAGTCTTCCGCTGCCACCACAGATTTTAGGAATTAAATTAGATATTAATCGCGTACTCATGAGCCCCACTGGACACTTAGTGATGTACTTAGATTACGCAAAAACTGCAGCGCAAACAGGAGCGACAAAATGA